A single Triticum dicoccoides isolate Atlit2015 ecotype Zavitan chromosome 2A, WEW_v2.0, whole genome shotgun sequence DNA region contains:
- the LOC119353802 gene encoding oligouridylate-binding protein 1-like — MLPQQSQAAAMMQQAAAMQSMYAMPPPPHHHHLLGAAPPQQIEPILTGNLPPGFDTSTCRSVYVGNIHVQVTEALLREVFQSAGSVDGCKLIRKEKSSYGFVDYYERGSAALAIFTLNGKQIFGQPIRVNWAYASGQREDTTDHFHIFVGDLSPEVTDSALFAFFSAYSPNCSDARVMWDQKTGRSRGYGFVSFRNQQDAQSAINDLNGQWLGNRQIRCNWATKGANSGEDQLTSDSKSIADVNNNFTENAKQKSNEDAPENNPLYRTVYVGNLAHEVTQDVLHRFFHALGAGAIEEVRVQHGKGFGFVKYSNHAETALAIQTGNGRILGGKPVKCSWGNKPTPPGTTSAPLPPPAAPSHPAATDLVAYQRAIAMSKMASTQALMQAQHLRQAAMGMGVGASQAMYDGTCQNVGTSQQQQQQQQLMYY, encoded by the exons ATGCTGCCGCAGCAGAGCCAGGCCGCGGCGATGATGCAGCAGGCGGCCGCGATGCAGTCCATGTAcgcgatgccgccgccgccgcatcaccaccacctcctcggcGCCGCGCCGCCGCAGCAG ATAGAGCCAATTCTTACTGGAAATCTGCCACCTGGTTTTGATACAAGTACATGCCGCAGTGT ATATGTCGGCAATATTCATGTTCAAGTGACCGAGGCACTTCTCCGGGAGGTTTTCCAGAGTGCTGGTTCAGTTGACGGATGCAAGCTTATAAGAAAAGAGAAG TCCTCATATGGTTTTGTTGACTACTACGAACGCGGATCAGCTGCCCTAGCAATTTTTACACTTAACGGGAAGCAAAT TTTTGGGCAGCCTATCAGAGTTAATTGGGCATATGCTAGTGGTCAGAGGGAGGATACAACAG ACCATTTCCATATTTTTGTTGGTGATCTTAGCCCCGAGGTCACGGATTCTGCATTAtttgcattcttctcagcatattctccCAACTGCTC TGATGCTCGAGTAATGTGGGACCAAAAGACGGGAAGATCAAGAGGTTATGGCTTTGTTTCCTTCAGGAATCAACAG GATGCACAGAGTGCCATAAATGACTTAAATG GTCAATGGCTTGGGAATCGGCAGATTCGTTGCAACTGGGCAACAAAAGGTGCCAACAGTGGCGAGGACCAGCTAACATCAGATTCGAAAAGTATAGCTGATGTAAATAACAATTTTACAG AAAATGCAAAGCAGAAGTCAAATGAAGATGCTCCTGAAAATAATCCACTGTACAGAACTGTTTATGTTGGGAACCTTGCTCACGAG GTTACTCAAGACGTGCTTCATCGTTTCTTCCATGCACTTGGTGCTGGAGCCATCGAGGAGGTCCGTGTCCAGCATGGCAAAGGCTTTGGTTTTGTCAAGTACAGCAACCATGCTGAAACTGCCCTTGCAATTCAGACGGGTAATGGTCGTATTTTGGGTGGTAAACCAGTCAAG TGTTCCTGGGGCAACAAGCCTACACCCCCTGGTACCACCTCTGCACCTCTGCCCCCTCCTGCTGCTCCTAGCCACCCCGCTGCCACCGATCTTGTAGCGTATCAACGTGCTATTGCGATGAGCAAGATGGCTTCGACCCAGGCATTGATGCAGGCTCAGCATCTCAGGCAAGCAGCCATGGGGATGGGTGTAGGTGCGAGTCAGGCGATGTACGATGGTACTTGCCAGAACGTCGGTACctcacagcagcagcaacagcagcagcagctcatgtaTTATTAA